DNA from Scylla paramamosain isolate STU-SP2022 chromosome 42, ASM3559412v1, whole genome shotgun sequence:
CCGCCGATGACCCGCTCTTCCCGCCCGACCTCTTCACGCTGGAAGAGCGGAGAAAGGGCGCCATCCTGCTCCATGTGCTGGGCATGATATACATGTTCGTGGCCCTCGCCATCGTGTGCGACGAGTTCTTTGTGCCCGCTCTTGACGTCATCATAGAGAAGCTGCAGATCTCAGAGGACGTCGCCGGCGCCACGTTCATGGCCGCTGGCGGCTCTGCCCCGGAACTGTTCACGTCCGTCATCGGCGTGTTCATCAGCTTCGACGACGTGGGCATCGGCACCATCGTGGGCTCGGCtgtgtttaatattttgtttgtgatcggcatgtgtgtgttgttttccaaGACGGTGTTAGACTTGACGTGGTGGCCGCTGTTCCGCGACGTGACCTTCTACAGCATAGCGCTGCTCATGCTGGTGGTGTGCTTTTTGGATAACAATGTGTACTGGTACGAGGCTCTCGTCATGTTCCTTTTGTACATTGCCTATTGCCTATTCATGAAGTTCAACGCCGACGTTGAGCGCTTCGTCAAGAAACACCTCAACCGCAACAAGGTGACCCGCGTCTGCTCCACCGACCAACTTGTGCCAAACGTGAGTACCGCCTCCCTCACTGCTCCGTGTACCTTGCTGCCGTGCCTTGCCACCCTCATGTTCCACACAGTGACTCCGGCAGGACTGCCAGTAGACCGGTCCATCATGGCTTAGTGCAACACGCTCACTCTCCTCCCATGGCTGTCAGGGCCAGGGAGGACAAAATTATCCGTTGTGGAAATATAGACACTTTTCTGCCATAAGACACCAGAAAGACATCCAATATCACATTGTTACAAACACTGCTTGAAGGAACCCATGGTAGTTAAGCTGATCTCAGTCACACCGACGATCGGGATCAGGTTTGTCCCTCGCTTCGTTTTGACAGTATTAATCTTCCCCTACAAAGTTGTTCCAAATCGCCGCGTCCCAAACCCACCAACCGCGCCGCTCCTCCGTCATTCACGACACCCATATCCCCGACACATTACCCCTAACACCTGTACCCACACTTAAGATGCGCAATCGTCTGCCTAACATATTAAACCCAATGTATAATCACAAACACTAGCATCGCACTAGTAGTTCCGTTcgtcccttcacctttcctgtTCCCTTCCTGTCCCTATCGCGTCCCTTCAGCACCCGGTCATGCCCTAACGTAAAGTCCCCTGCAAAGTCTAGCTCTCCCTTATGAGGCCAACGTGGCGATCGACTTACTGCTCGGATTAGGAAGTCGTCATAGAGAATACTGTGTTCTCATTACCACCTACATTCCCTCACAGCCGCGGGTCAGCGTCTCGCCCCGCCTCGTGCACACCAGCTTGGGTTCACCATCTGATTTTACTCTGATGGGGGATAAGTAACATGGGACGCCTCTTAGTTCATAGGGTTCGAAGTTAAAactatggaagagagagagagagagagagagagagagagagagagagagagagagagagagagaggggggttaaGAGGCATAAGGGATCGTGTTTGAAGTTCGATGATAGAGaacttaaaggaaaaaataagaaaaagtctTTTAAAAGCACCCAAAACACTTAACCTGAATGCacatgaagctttttttttctaccttccttttcttttacttttttcaccctcctttttttttacttttttttcaccctcttctttttattgagCTTTGAAACATAGTCACTGGGGTTCCTTTACTCGCCTGACCTTggctttccatttctctttgtcCGAGTCACGCGTCCTAAGCCAGTGTGatgagtagtagcagcagcggcagcaaccAAAGACCTGGAGGAGCAGTGTGGTCAAATGAACTTCTGATTAACGTGAACACTGAAGGAGGGAATCGAAATGTTATGCTTTTTCCTCCCACCTTTTctactttgtgttttttttttctttttttctttgcttgtttatttttttcttaattttcattctgtttctctattcatcttttctctatgcataacccttttttttacctcttgtactattctctctctctctctctctctctctctctctctctctctctctctctctctctctctctctctctctctctctctctctctctctctctctctctctctctctctctctctctctctctctcatttcatattttttttcagtcctatttcttttccccaCCCCTCACACCTATCTTCCCTCAaccccttttcctccattctatcgtcttcatcctcctttatctccctaTCGTTCCCTCCTTAACCCTTTTCCTCATCTATCGTCCtcatcacctttcctcctcctatcttttccactctctctctctttctctctctttctctctctctctctcccttcacacaaCCTCGGCGGCGGCAGCACCAGCTAATGACTCCTCTGGAAATAGCCTGATAtcgccttccccctccctttcgaTCAAGCGGCCTCCCTTCGCCTCTTCAGCTCGCCTCTTCCATCTTCACCCTCCCTCCGTCGCCGCCTTTCCCTCTTGTGAGTTACAGCTTTACCACCGGCCCCTCGCATGTGTTAAGGCCGGGGGCGAGGGGGAGAAGGCTtgctgagggaaggagaggggagaacaAGGGCAAGCGCTCTGGGTAAAGGGGATAACGCTACACTCTTTTATTCGCTGTATAAGACGCGGCACGTGGGGATGCTTCTGTTTAGGTGTTTTGttttcaagaggaggaggaagaggaggaggagggaatgatggCTGTAAGTCTAAAGTAGGATAACAGAGGAAATACTTGAGGTTATGGCTATCTTTTCAGTAAgtgtttaacatttttttatatatatttttttttctccttgatgTACGTAAAGAGCAGGTGTTTTGAGAAGTATGGCATTTCGTTGCTTTATTTCAGTAACGCTAGACGATTCGACTGAGGAGTAATTAAAACAACACGCACTGGAATATTTGAACCGCCTGATTACTGTTCTGTCAGTGGCTTTATTTTTCAGAACTATATTATAAACTCTATATCTGAGGTTGACGTGGTTAAGGGTgtgaatgacgtgtgtgtgtgaaggtgtggtgctttgtctgggccgcTCCGTGTGAAATTGCCGGTCTGAtatacaggtagatagacacTCTAGATAAATTTGCAATAGACAGTTTTATTACTATAGGCAAGCCATATAAAGTACTCAAAGATGTATTCCTCATTCTTATACATGAATATCTACGTAAACGACACagaggaataatgaataaagttaAATTAAAGTGAGTAaatcaatgatggtgatggtttccctggtgttgatgatgatgatgatgcttaaAATTCCAGCTGACCGAGTCTTCAAACACACGAAATAAACACGGAAAGTTCGGACAGAAAAGTGTGAACAAAAATAATTGGAAACAAGTTCAATTATAATTCATATTTCAATAGAGCGGTTTATTGAGTCTGATCGGGAGGGCTGAAAAACAcccgaggcagagagagagagagagagagagagagagagagagagagagagagagagagagagagagagagagagagagagagagaagtgggcaGCGGCCGAGGACATCAAAGGGTGCAGGCGTGAGGATGTTTTTCACCTCGAGGCCTCAATTGCATTTGTGGTTttcagaataaaagaaaaaaatatgacagggaacgaaaaatatatagagaaaaattcACTTTTAATTAATGATAACACAGCgcgattttatttatctttccagtgtgtgtgtgtgtgtgtgtgtgtgtgtgtgtgtgtgttgataaatgGAAATTGGAAGACATCAATAAGGGCGACCTTGACGTATCGAAAGGTGTGAAAAACAACTTAGTGGGTCACGGAGGAGTGGACGGCGGAAAGGgtctgggaggggagggaagggggcttAATGGGGCGTAGAGaacttaggagagagagagagagagagagagagagagagagagagagagagagagagagagagagagagagagagagagagagagattagaataTTTGTCGAAGAAAGCCCCTGTGATGTGaaataacgcacacacacacacacacacacacacacacacacacacacacacacacacacacacacacacacacacacacacacacacacacacaaacagacagttACAGCCACTTAATTAAAAAGATCGagcatcctccttctcctcttcctcatcctcctcctcctcctcctcctcctcctcctcctcctcctcctcctcctcctcctcctcctcctcctcctcctcctcctcctccttcttctcttccttgtccctcCGTAGCAGTAGGAGGCATTCAATATGTAAATAATTGGTTGTTGCTACGGGCAGCCACTCCTGTTGACCAGCCCAATATGGTGGTATCGATCCTCGCCCCGCCTCCTGCTGCCTTTCTTCATCtacctttacctctctctctctctctctctctctctctctctctctctctctctctctctctctctctctctctctctctctctctctctctctctcgttttcgttGTCTATCTCAtgatttttttgcaattttttgtgtctttttagcttcctcctgcttttccttcttttttcttctcctttttaatgttttcttgttttttccttcccttttatcgCTTCTACTCACTTTTCTTGATTCCTCTGACTGTATCTCCCTTCATTTCGTCTCCATATTTTTACCCCTTTGTTTTTtaattcattcctccttccttcttgtctccatCTTCCATATTCctttatcttcattctctctttctttctctccctacttctctttcttacctcttacatctctcctttcactctctcctctccctcgtttacctctcactctttttgttcttcctcttgcgTGTAGCACTTGCCTTCTTCCATAACAATAattcttcaccctcctcctcctcctcctcctcctccttccctctaatGTAGctttttacttctctcctctttcctcctttatgtgtcccctctcttcatcttctctcttcc
Protein-coding regions in this window:
- the LOC135093175 gene encoding sodium/potassium/calcium exchanger Nckx30C-like isoform X6, translating into MTAIPRNAPLRRRRRWHGLLQLGGVTVFTFGFVGAAILLQGAPSPPYASRHLSPRNIRLSAGSRSLLQATSTEQSEVPETSPEPANESAPADDPLFPPDLFTLEERRKGAILLHVLGMIYMFVALAIVCDEFFVPALDVIIEKLQISEDVAGATFMAAGGSAPELFTSVIGVFISFDDVGIGTIVGSAVFNILFVIGMCVLFSKTVLDLTWWPLFRDVTFYSIALLMLVVCFLDNNVYWYEALVMFLLYIAYCLFMKFNADVERFVKKHLNRNKVTRVCSTDQLVPNHAAGPQPAQQGGDAPRPPSSTPAPSSGTDSCS
- the LOC135093175 gene encoding sodium/potassium/calcium exchanger Nckx30C-like isoform X5 translates to MTAIPRNAPLRRRRRWHGLLQLGGVTVFTFGFVGAAILLQGAPSPPYASRHLSPRNIRLSAGSRSLLQATSTEQSEVPETSPEPANESAPADDPLFPPDLFTLEERRKGAILLHVLGMIYMFVALAIVCDEFFVPALDVIIEKLQISEDVAGATFMAAGGSAPELFTSVIGVFISFDDVGIGTIVGSAVFNILFVIGMCVLFSKTVLDLTWWPLFRDVTFYSIALLMLVVCFLDNNVYWYEALVMFLLYIAYCLFMKFNADVERFVKKHLNRNKVTRVCSTDQLVPNHQNAAQTLHAAGPQPAQQGGDAPRPPSSTPAPSSGTDSCS
- the LOC135093175 gene encoding sodium/potassium/calcium exchanger 2-like isoform X7, with the translated sequence MTAIPRNAPLRRRRRWHGLLQLGGVTVFTFGFVGAAILLQGAPSPPYASRHLSPRNIRLSAGSRSLLQATSTEQSEVPETSPEPANESAPADDPLFPPDLFTLEERRKGAILLHVLGMIYMFVALAIVCDEFFVPALDVIIEKLQISEDVAGATFMAAGGSAPELFTSVIGVFISFDDVGIGTIVGSAVFNILFVIGMCVLFSKTVLDLTWWPLFRDVTFYSIALLMLVVCFLDNNVYWYEALVMFLLYIAYCLFMKFNADVERFVKKHLNRNKHQNAAQTLHAAGPQPAQQGGDAPRPPSSTPAPSSGTDSCS